The DNA segment ccttaaatgccctcctacccatcggctgaagcgtgcggcaaaataataaaaaataaaaaattaatccatataaaactaccacacttcagtttcagccataaactcaaaagacaaacaaacaagaacagaaaacaaacaacacttgcatacgtttcaaggagacaaaactaactacacagtacactgtacacaaggccagctgacaggtggcctgcagcctcataatgttcggtggcgcggcccattgggcctgtcggcggccaactcacgcttttgcgaccttcagggtcccggtggacgatttattgacggtggtcccatgtcctccacaaggtcaccaaagttgagcatgaggacgtcgacgacgctagacgatcccgaagaggacccgcagcccgacacctcctcgccggtggaccacttgcctggccgccgctaggcgccggcactccgggggccaacagcgcggcgaacgccgggctggcctccgcccgccggcgggaaccccaacgggaaagggcgctgtccttcctgcccccctctcggcgttgcctttgatcttgggaacacgcacatcatcccaggcacgcaccggcacagaagcggacatcgatcagtgacaacgacccgctcgtcggaatcgtcccgaggcgccgtggcaggggtcaaaggacacacagacgcactcttcacgcaccccatagccacacaaaaaccatgccgcgagacactcgctccttaacgagcaaaccactccccagccggaaggggagactttcgccgacccctccgcgaaccagccggtcccgtgttcgcgaggaaggccgcacccgtggggtcagaacgtaaatgaaaagaaggcgcgctgtacaaaagaaggccatctctgcgctacaagaaaagtgcaatcgcgagtaggctgaagaTTACATACGTACAAGTCTGGTTTTAAAAAAACTGAACGCGAACGCAAACGTATAtaacatatgtacagatctcggaacgttagaagaaacaacgaataaactggaaacaaaaacatgctacagactgactaaaacacacaaacgactaaataactgcacaaggttggaactgagcatgcggcaaaaaaaaagaaaccgccgtgcttcacctggggtagggcccgacgagaaagctcgccagctagccgAGGCTGCGTGCCTTTGGTTGcagaagagtccgccatccgggatcaatcacatcggtgaccgtcacctcagattgtaccggtgctcggtacggttgcatTCCGCAGCagcagttgtgcctttgcgcttgcttgtgataccaatgggtaccgaagtaaactcgtcagaccgtgacgcataggccttcaggtctgcgatgtgggcacgcctggttttccccgtaaggggatcctccaacaggtacgcgagcggcgaccagactctgaccactcggtacggaccaagccacttaggagcgagcgaggctgataaccccttgctcgcatcactaagaacgtggttgcgcttcaggacaaaatcacccgcctgaaaagtcaggctgcggtgcttgcggtcatactgagccttctgttgggctctggctaccgccaaactctgccttgctctgttgagagcccgaccaagccggtcccgaagcgtcgacgcataagcagagcagtctgcccgcgtctgctcacccccgagctggctctgcacgacgtttgacatcggattcgtcagatccctcccgaaattgaggaaggcgggagagaaaccagttgagcgattctcagctgttcgaatggcgaacgcaaattcgctcaaatggtctgcccagtccttttgacactcggcaaaggccgccagcattggcttgagcgttcggttgattcgctcggtcaggttggactggggatggtagggtgaagtggtgtagggctcaattccgagggaacggctcgtgttaccgaacacccgagcggtgaaataggacgcattgtccgtgatcagtctttccggaaagccgaaccgacagaacacttcctggagcttatccagcaccgctcgtgctgacactttccgaagcgggtacaactcgacccatttggaaaaatggtcagctactaccatcaggtgaatgaacccctgcttactcctggagaaaggccccatcagatcgcaggcggccatctgccacggacgcacactgtcaattggtttcatcattccgggcggcttgccgccccttgacttcaccgcttgacagacatggcaggaacggcaatagcggaaaatgtcacgcttcatgccgggccacgtcaccgattgactcagttttgcaaaaactttggagccactcaggtgaccggccagtggttcgtcatgagaaaatcgcaacagtgcgcctctcagacttttggggataaccaccttgaacgggtcaatggactcatcatcagtggctatgtatttcagcacgagacCGTCAtaagccctgtctacatgaacccgatagagtcgagtagagttagcttgtcgggtaaaaaaccagttgccgggttcatgtagacgctgtcgggtcgagtaaaataagcggcagagcgagtggagttaactcgcctgcagggggtaggttaactcgcctgacccgcctttccaaaaaccatgtatacgcagtcgggtcagggagtcgggtaacggggaactctgggaaagatttcggtcatgtgaccagtcgaccaaaatggcagccgccgtcggtccccgcgctgtttccacccgagcttcttggaccgaccgggaaGTAGAATGTTTTTTAGCGCTAATCAGTGAGAAAAAagtgagcgaggcgctggacagcagacggcagcgcaatCAAGATGTTTTCAAAGatctgcaggccgaaatggccaatctcggctaccactggacgtggcagcagttgcggaactgctggaagaatttgaagaagcgattcacggccgtgagtataaacattccctcaGCCGAATTTCGGCACCCATACGGAATGATACgacgttgcagcacaattctgtcttgtgtgacaggaacggttggagcaagagagaagtggagctgcaccgtcggcttggaagtggtatgaccacaTGAGCGCGCTTCTCAGCCACAGGCCGATGGTACAGGCTCGCGAGTACGGCGTGGACTCGCAAGATGTCCCACCAGACTACGGCGACAACTCGCAGCTAGGCAAGTATACACCCAAATGTGTTTTCACGCTCGTTTACTTTATGTGATGTAGCATGTCAGCAGCGCCGAAGTCGGCGACTCGGTGCTGCGTTGTTTtggtgagcgctgatttgaatgccGCAACGTAGAGCGGTTAACGCAGTTTCAATCAGCTTTCGCATTTCTAATAGCGTGATCATTTACAACCCCCTGGAAAGCGGCAGCGCTAAggaacaaggacgaaagagagacacgagaacacACGACAAGCGCTGATCTCGTCTCTCTCTTTCGAACTAGTTGCTTCGCGCTGTCGCTGTCCATgatgattcaccaactagcccgcaacaaaaTATTAGTCCTACATTAAATgcaatgtaaacaaaaaaaaatcgattccaGAAAACGTATAATCGTAAGGACAAATGCGGCACTGCTGATAACGAGTGCACACAGGTACTCTTGAGCGAGACACACAAAAATTCTTGTTTCCAGTAAAGAGCCTCAATAAGCTGACAACTGAATTTGTTCCTTGACAAATCCACTGGGcatgcagcggggctgacttaattttttttatcatgcaaTCATGTAACTGTGCAGATGTATTTGACAAATAACCAAGGTGCCCTGCACATGTCCCTAACATGAAATGCTCTTTGCTCCTAGTGCACGTTTTCATTGACTGCAGTACGCACCAACAGCTTTGAAAAtgcagtggcttaaaatttgtgtGCCTCAGCACAGTTCCCCTTAAAAGCGAACTCttaagagcacattttctttggcATAGTTTATTATTGTGCTTTCATGAGACATGGTTAATCTCATCCAAATTTCACTGCACtgacatagtacacgggcctctagcatttcgcctacattgaAATGCATTTGCCGCGGCAggaatcaaacccacgtctttgggctcagcagcccagcaccatgagcactgagccaccacggtggcgttATATACTGATGAGGTATAGACAGTGTTGAAAGGCTGATATCTCCAAAAGGAAAGTTCAACACTTCTTGCTAGTGTTTGCCTGCGGGGCTGAAACTTGGAAgctaacaaataaactaaaaaataATGAAGGGCTGTACAATGAGTTAAGGAAAAAACAATAAGTGTAATGTAAAAAGGACACAAGAACATTGTGTATGAGAGAACATGAATTAATGCTATCTCAGTTCATTAGGAGCAGGAAATAGACATGGGTGAAACATGCAATATATAGCATGGTGTCTTTGAGTGACTGTCAAGGCAAGGCACAAGTAGTTAAAGTTAGTAGAGAGTCTGTTGCAGTAACgaagcaaggaagtttgctggtaACAGGGTAGGCATGCTAGTTGCAAAGAAGAGGTGATTGGAGATAGAGGGCCTATGTTGTGCAGTGGGATGGGATGGCATCTTACAATCTTTGGACTGCAAGATGTGCAATTTCAGCGCTTTTGGCTATAGgagcagtgattttttttctgttttgcagatATCAGCGATGCTGACACCAGGACCGAGGAGGACGACGCTGATATCCTTCAGGAACAAAGTGAACGTAAGCTTGGGCAATTTGTAAGCACTAGATGGCATTTAATAGCTCGGCTGCAGAACAAAATTGGTTCCCTGGGCCCATGTTCACACTTCGATTTCTCGTGGTATTGATCCTTTGAGGTGCTCAACAATTGGCTGAGGCAGCGGAAGCGGATGTGCTgctcagctgcactgcaatgtgTCGTCGGACCAGCCTTGAAAATAGTGAGGTATACGTGATTATATTTCCAGACATCGTTTGAGTGGGATGGTGTGGATTCCATTGGCGCAGAGTTTTGTTTCCAAGGTTACCgcattttgttttttatataaaCAGTTTACTGTGGCACCGTTCAGGCTTTTTACCCGCAGATGCAGACGATGCAAGTGCTGCAACTGCTTCAACCAATCAAAGAATGCTTGCGAGTCTCTCGAGAGGTCAGAATTAGAATATTTGCCCTGCTTTATGCTTCCTGCATACTTCCTGCGTACCATTTTGATTCAGTAGTTTTGCATCTCTATGTGTAGCTGAAGATAGAAAAAGACAgcctcatttcttttcttgtttatccAATAATTGTTCAAATATAACAAGAAATGACATCTTGAGTTTTTCGAGATGAAGGCAAAAACAtatttgcttcaattttttaACAGAACCAACATGCACCGAAGCTTGAATCTATAGCTACTAGCCATGTAGCCAATACGAAAGCAAATTTTACTCTGCCTGTCATTTTTCTGCTGAGCTTCCCTTTTGATCTGTTCTGCATCTCTCCTCCGTTAAGTACTTTCTACTACGGTCCACCTCACACAGCTACGCCATGATGTTGTGTCCCGGTGATGCACGAAATACCTTGGGGTGTCACCGGGTGTATCAAAGGGTATCAATTTGGGCTATGCTCCCATGACTGAATGTTAGTGCTGCGTCTAAGATGGTAGTTCGGATGTGTGGCTGGTAAGGAAGGCATTCTTTGGTGCACATTCCCAAACTGCATGGTTAAATAACTCGTAAGTATTTTTGCATCTCCTGTAGAAACACTATTCTAGAAGCTTTGGTTGTGCATTGCGCTACTTGCTGGGGAGCAGGCTTTGTGGTGTGAAGAACTGATTTGAGCGAGTACCTATGCAGGAAAGGCTTGTTCATCATCTGGCTCTTGTCAGCGCAGCAGGTGCCTCAGTCTTTTGAACACAGCATTTGACAGACATTGCTGTTGATAGCCAACATGTGGAAATACCTGCGCAAAACAGCCTTACGCATAATTTCTATTTGCCcactaaaaagcaaaagaaatgtttaaaTACATCCATACAAAAGCGAGGTCTTACGCTTCACGTGAGGCAAGAATAGCGCAGAATAAAAGTGtcagcactgaataaaacatgcaTAGTGCCTTGCTTGCATTGCCTGGAGGCTGTCAATGGATCAACtgtgtttatgaaatttccagtgttttttttttggcattttttccaTTGCAGAAATGTGAGCAAATGGAAGCTTCAAGGAaaatggctttgaaaaaaaaagggctgTCCTGGCTCTATTAAAGGGCAGAAAAGCATGCGAGACGCTTAATAATATTCATGAAAGTTTTGGAATTTGATATTAGTAAAAAAccaaaaatcagtttttttttcttgcactttagTCTTTCCTGCATCCTGGAAGAACATGAGGTGGTTCATATTAATCCAGGGCTCTCCAGTATGGCACATCTCATGGCCC comes from the Amblyomma americanum isolate KBUSLIRL-KWMA chromosome 1, ASM5285725v1, whole genome shotgun sequence genome and includes:
- the LOC144113113 gene encoding uncharacterized protein LOC144113113 → MAAAVGPRAVSTRASWTDREVECFLALISEKKVSEALDSRRQRNQDVFKDLQAEMANLGYHWTWQQLRNCWKNLKKRFTAERLEQERSGAAPSAWKWYDHMSALLSHRPMVQAREYGVDSQDVPPDYGDNSQLDISDADTRTEEDDADILQEQSEPSTSSRSPPQKRRRMGEAKLEKVLLNVQRKNEEFWTKQSEIQFQQQKQLLADENKHMQELLQGVSTTFLQGTQTLMGQFFSQQAALVASLQHMPSFPQFMGPPNMNLQHQFPPPPPATNTPPTPKH